Proteins from one Poecile atricapillus isolate bPoeAtr1 chromosome 6, bPoeAtr1.hap1, whole genome shotgun sequence genomic window:
- the LOC131580576 gene encoding protein NDNF-like, giving the protein MSWFWIYLPLHLLTATSLCHSIKAPTTSSQQSFKTNLFSFYHSLILADGKETTIHLLKDIPKRYYFVLEEGRVLAPFSITVTPCDVPIEWSILVYKSPPGKATPGDHDTQEISKSQKASSMVSTIFNYKGNSVETYMGMSSHSALYLLEFLSTERDTHITVYLTTDTTSGHLYPELPMDPRIDVIAIGHTTVTLAWKHSPSVLQHRESIQYCLLVNEKHNYKSLCAAETAIRSSGMKLPPTLALSLSPYLLEPQQVMILSNSELSIINKVSSGEVRQVCMGTKNTYTVPNLSPSTQYYFDVFIVNLLTNASAAYTGTFARTLEEPEPKVTELKDGKVIHVVLDGKKQKLYSLQYQARHKKIHFTFQLCQGQIRVHIARNGRTVASENLSGLRYFSLKGKPLDIYLVQLRSTEESNSSVKVQASPHFHKPLFPLLPESLKIKSFSKLRTCRSVTIAWLGTQEESKYCVYRKRIEEDQIWRELQSADRCSGPESRHKSEKVLCKYFYDLNLQRAVTTETIKGLEAGTLYLFDVYLFGPSGIPVRYHSKVVKTRKKC; this is encoded by the exons ATGTCCTGGTTCTGGATTTACCTTCCTCTCCATCTTCTCACAGCAACTTCTCTGTGCCATTCTATAAAAGCACCCACCACCAGTTCCCAACAGAGCTTCAAGACCAATCTCTTCAGTTTCTACCACTCCCTGATACTTGCAGATGGTAAGGAAACTACAATTCACCTGCTGAAGGATATACCCAAAAG GTACTACTTTGTTTtggaagagggcagggtccTTGCCCCTTTCTCAATAACAGTGACGCCCTGTGATGTTCCCATTGAATGGAGCATACTTGTGTACAAGTCTCCACCAGGAAAAGCAACACCAG GTGACCATGATACACAAGAGATCTCCAAATCTCAGAAGGCTTCAAGCATGGTGTCCACTATCTTCAACTACAAGGGAAATTCTGTAGAGACTTACATGGGAATGTCTTCCCATTCTGCCCTTTACCTGCTCGAGTTCTTATCCACTGAACGAGACACACACATTACCGTGTACTTAACAACTGACACCACGTCTGGGCACCTCTACCCAGAGCTTCCGATGGATCCACGCATAGATGTCATTGCCATCGGCCATACAACAGTGACTCTGGCCTGGAAACACAGCCCTTCTGTCTTGCAGCACAGGGAAAGCATCCAGTACTGTCTCCTAGTTAATGAAAAGCACAACTATAAGAGCTTGTGTGCTGCTGAGACAGCCATCAGATCCTCTGGAATGAAGCTGCCCCCCACACTagctctgtccctctctccaTACCTTCTTGAGCCGCAGCAGGTGATGATATTGTCCAACAGCGAACTGAGCATCATCAACAAAGTGAGCAGTGGGGAAGTCAGGCAGGTGTGCATGGGCACCAAGAACACTTACACAGTGCCCAATCTCAGCCCCAGCACTCAGTATTACTTTGATGTTTTTATTGTCAATCTCCTTACGAATGCCAGCGCTGCATACACCGGGACATTCGCCAGAACCCTAGAAGAACCTGAACCCAAGGTGACAGAGCTGAAAGATGGCAAAGTGATTCATGTGGTCCTGGatgggaaaaagcagaaattgtaCAGTCTGCAGTACCAGGCGAGGCACAAGAAAATCCATTTCACCTTTCAGTTGTGTCAGGGCCAAATACGGGTTCACATAGCAAGAAATGGCAGAACAGTGGCATCAGAAAATCTCTCTGGGCTGAGGTATTTCTCCCTGAAGGGAAAGCCACTAGACATCTATTTGGTGCAGCTGAGGTCCACAGAGGAATCTAACTCTTCTGTGAAGGTACAGGCATCCCCCCATTTCCACAAGCCCTTATTCCCACTTCTTCCAGAGAGCTTAAAAATCAAATCCTTCAGTAAACTGAGAACGTGCAGGTCTGTGACCATCGCCTGGCTGGGAACACAAGAGGAGAGCAAGTACTGTGTGTATAGAAAAAGGATTGAAGAGGATCAGATCTGGAGGGAACTGCAGAGTGCAGACAGGTGCTCTGGGCCTGAATCTCGGCACAAATCAGAGAAAGTGCTGTGCAAGTACTTCTATGATCTAAACCTCCAGCGAGCCGTCACCACAGAGACCATCAaagggctggaggcagggacACTCTACTTGTTTGATGTTTATCTCTTTGGGCCATCTGGCATCCCTGTCAGGTATCACAGCAAAGTTGTGAAGACTAGGAAAAAATGTTGA